Proteins encoded in a region of the Paenibacillus sp. W2I17 genome:
- a CDS encoding chromosome condensation regulator has translation MDYNSPKEAVFGTKRFRNCTIAAGRRHTVALKSDGTVIAVGDNKYGQCKVRDWCHIVAVAAGNVHMATNTGNAHTVGLKSDGTVTGIGWNKHDQCNVSEWRDIVTVSAGWCRTVGVKSDGTVVAVGRNNEGECNVSNWQDIVSVTTGDWHTVGLKIDGTVTAVGNNKYNQCSINDWSDILAVSAGYLHTVGLKSDGTVVAVGRNNEGECDVSGWRDIVAVAAGSYHTVGLKSDGTMVAVGSNKHHQCDVSGWHGIRAVSAGCAHTIGLKSDGTMVSVGDNDYGQCDVSGWSSIQQ, from the coding sequence ATGGACTACAATTCACCGAAGGAAGCAGTGTTTGGGACGAAACGGTTCCGTAACTGTACCATAGCGGCAGGTCGTCGTCATACCGTTGCTCTTAAATCTGACGGAACAGTAATAGCTGTGGGTGATAATAAATACGGTCAATGTAAGGTTAGGGATTGGTGCCATATCGTCGCAGTTGCTGCTGGTAATGTTCATATGGCTACGAACACGGGTAATGCACATACCGTTGGTCTTAAATCTGATGGTACGGTAACAGGTATAGGTTGGAATAAGCATGACCAATGCAATGTAAGCGAATGGCGCGATATAGTAACCGTTTCGGCAGGTTGGTGCCGTACTGTTGGGGTTAAATCAGATGGCACCGTGGTGGCGGTGGGGCGAAATAATGAAGGGGAATGCAACGTGAGCAACTGGCAAGATATTGTATCGGTCACGACGGGTGACTGGCATACAGTCGGTCTAAAAATAGACGGAACGGTAACAGCGGTTGGTAACAATAAGTATAACCAATGTAGCATAAACGACTGGAGCGACATATTAGCTGTTTCGGCGGGGTATCTTCATACGGTTGGGCTTAAATCGGATGGCACGGTAGTGGCTGTGGGTAGAAATAATGAAGGCGAATGCGACGTAAGCGGATGGCGCGATATTGTAGCAGTTGCAGCGGGGAGTTATCATACCGTTGGTCTTAAGTCCGACGGTACAATGGTTGCTGTGGGTTCGAATAAACATCACCAATGTGATGTAAGTGGCTGGCACGGAATTAGAGCTGTTTCGGCGGGGTGTGCCCATACGATTGGACTGAAATCTGATGGTACGATGGTTAGTGTGGGTGATAATGATTATGGACAATGTGATGTAAGCGGATGGAGTAGCATCCAACAATAA
- a CDS encoding fructose-1,6-bisphosphatase: MDEQFLDLLAEKYDTEEKIITEIINLEAISNLPKGTEHFVSDLHGEFHAFQHVLRNGSGTVKEKIKELFREVWTDQEINDFAALVYYPEEKIQLVIGELSNKQALNQWYRLTIEHMLKLISYASSKYTRSKLRKALPEQYVYIVEELLYKTDSTNNKDPYYEEIYRQIISLGQADNLIIGLAYTTQRLVVDHLHVVGDIYDRGPYPDKIMDTLINYHSVDIQWGNHDVLWIGAYAGSLVCLANIIRICARYDNLDIIEDVYGINLRPLLNLAEKYYEDNPSFRPKLQAGHNVSEQEILQITKIHQAIAMIQFKLEIPIIKRRPYFNMSERLLLEQIDYDKNEINICGKTYHLENTCFATVNPQKPEQLLEEERQVMEKLLFSVQHSEKMARHMNFLMKKGSLYLKYNGNLLIHGCIPLDEEGNMEEMQIEDKTYAGRQLLDVFEDYLRYAFAHPEETEDLATDMVWYIWTGECSSLFGKREMTTFERYFIQDKEAHKERKNPYYHLRENEEICRKILQEFDLNPDHGHVINGHTPVKEISGESPVKANGKMIVIDGGFSKAYQSTTGIAGYTLLYNSFGMQLVAHKKFNSKEDVLCNGTDVLSLKRLVDKELARKLVRETNVGEQLLQKISNLKDLLDYRHMK; encoded by the coding sequence TTGGATGAGCAGTTTCTAGATTTATTGGCCGAGAAATATGATACGGAAGAAAAAATCATAACAGAGATCATCAACCTTGAAGCGATCTCCAATCTCCCAAAGGGAACCGAGCATTTTGTCAGTGATTTGCATGGGGAGTTCCACGCTTTTCAGCATGTACTAAGAAACGGTTCGGGTACCGTCAAAGAGAAAATCAAAGAATTATTCCGGGAGGTTTGGACGGATCAAGAAATCAATGATTTTGCGGCATTAGTTTATTACCCGGAAGAAAAAATACAGCTGGTTATAGGGGAACTGAGCAATAAACAGGCTTTGAACCAGTGGTATAGACTAACAATTGAACACATGCTTAAGCTTATTTCTTATGCCTCTTCCAAGTATACACGCTCAAAATTGCGTAAAGCTCTGCCGGAGCAATATGTATATATTGTAGAAGAGCTTTTATACAAAACGGATTCGACCAACAATAAGGATCCTTATTACGAGGAAATATATCGGCAAATTATATCCTTGGGCCAGGCGGACAATCTCATTATCGGCCTTGCTTATACGACACAGCGCCTGGTGGTTGACCATCTTCATGTGGTTGGAGATATCTATGACCGGGGGCCGTACCCCGATAAAATTATGGATACGCTGATCAACTACCATTCTGTAGACATACAGTGGGGGAACCATGATGTCCTCTGGATTGGAGCCTACGCAGGTTCCCTGGTCTGCCTTGCGAATATTATTCGGATCTGCGCCAGATACGATAATCTGGACATCATTGAAGATGTATACGGAATCAATCTGCGCCCACTGCTAAACCTGGCGGAGAAATATTATGAAGACAATCCGTCCTTCAGACCTAAGTTACAGGCTGGCCATAATGTATCGGAGCAGGAAATTCTGCAGATTACCAAAATTCACCAAGCCATTGCCATGATTCAGTTTAAACTTGAAATCCCGATTATCAAGAGACGCCCATACTTTAATATGTCTGAAAGACTTTTGCTGGAGCAGATTGATTACGACAAAAATGAAATCAACATCTGCGGTAAAACGTACCACTTGGAAAACACCTGTTTCGCAACCGTAAATCCGCAGAAGCCCGAACAATTGCTGGAGGAAGAACGCCAGGTGATGGAAAAGCTGCTGTTTTCCGTTCAGCATTCCGAAAAGATGGCCAGACATATGAATTTTCTCATGAAAAAGGGTAGCCTTTATTTAAAATACAACGGGAATTTGTTAATCCACGGCTGTATTCCTTTGGATGAAGAAGGAAATATGGAAGAAATGCAGATTGAAGACAAGACATATGCAGGCCGTCAATTGCTTGATGTTTTTGAAGATTATTTACGTTACGCCTTTGCGCATCCGGAAGAGACAGAAGATCTGGCGACGGATATGGTATGGTACATCTGGACAGGAGAATGCTCCTCGCTCTTTGGAAAGAGAGAAATGACCACTTTTGAACGGTATTTTATCCAAGATAAAGAAGCACATAAAGAGAGAAAGAATCCGTACTACCATTTACGTGAAAATGAAGAGATCTGTCGAAAAATCTTGCAGGAGTTTGATTTGAATCCAGATCATGGACATGTCATTAACGGCCACACACCTGTCAAAGAAATTAGTGGAGAGAGCCCTGTTAAAGCAAACGGAAAAATGATCGTGATTGACGGCGGTTTTTCCAAAGCCTATCAATCCACAACGGGAATTGCCGGATATACCTTGTTGTACAATTCCTTTGGAATGCAGCTCGTCGCCCATAAGAAATTTAACTCAAAAGAAGATGTCTTATGTAACGGAACGGACGTATTATCTCTAAAAAGATTGGTGGACAAAGAACTGGCGCGGAAACTGGTGAGGGAAACCAATGTCGGGGAACAGCTGCTGCAGAAAATCTCAAATTTGAAGGATCTATTAGACTATCGCCACATGAAATGA
- a CDS encoding class I SAM-dependent methyltransferase: MIPLVYDQINHWGKDDEFFLALLKKLQVESIADLGCGTGRWTTHLVQCGYKITAIDPNKEAIEMARSKDNSGNVNWIIGDSADLQTNTYDAVIMTANVAQVFLTDDSWKQVISDVFRSLKIGGHFIFDTRNPLVKVWEEWEKDKTPDLAKDRLSGDPLEIYTEYEGFVGDIYTFYEIVKNTKTEKVLVHEKMQLRFRNQEEFNESLKQIGFSKIKTYGDWEFKQANSENRSFIFHCVK; the protein is encoded by the coding sequence ATGATTCCATTAGTATATGACCAGATTAACCATTGGGGAAAAGACGATGAATTTTTCCTTGCATTGTTAAAGAAATTACAAGTAGAATCTATAGCTGACCTGGGCTGTGGAACAGGAAGATGGACTACTCATCTTGTTCAGTGCGGTTATAAAATTACCGCTATAGATCCCAATAAAGAAGCGATTGAAATGGCGCGAAGTAAAGATAATTCTGGAAATGTGAATTGGATTATAGGTGATAGTGCGGATTTGCAAACCAATACCTATGATGCGGTAATTATGACAGCCAATGTTGCACAGGTATTTCTTACAGATGATAGTTGGAAGCAAGTGATCTCAGACGTATTCCGATCCCTAAAAATCGGGGGTCACTTTATTTTTGATACAAGAAACCCTTTGGTAAAAGTATGGGAAGAATGGGAGAAGGACAAAACTCCTGACTTAGCTAAAGATAGACTAAGCGGAGATCCTTTAGAAATTTATACAGAATATGAAGGGTTTGTGGGAGATATTTACACTTTTTATGAAATAGTAAAAAACACCAAAACAGAAAAAGTATTAGTTCATGAAAAAATGCAGCTGAGGTTTCGAAATCAAGAAGAATTCAATGAGTCGCTGAAACAAATCGGTTTTTCAAAAATTAAAACATATGGTGATTGGGAGTTTAAACAAGCAAATTCTGAGAATAGATCGTTTATTTTTCATTGTGTAAAATAG
- a CDS encoding LysR family transcriptional regulator, whose amino-acid sequence MELRQLNTFCTVATTLNFTRAAEALSYVPSNVTMQIKALEDELGVRLFDRLGKQLALTTAGKRFLTHAQGVLEKMDEARSAVHDNEKLSGTLTISANEVICSYRLPPVFQRFRSQHPGVRLIFRSVPNQELKQTLFEGTTDIVYMLDEPIRSSGLSVEPLLEEHFRLLAAPDHPLAKRTVLQLEDFHDEVFLTNEKGCPYRTMFDRSFEKEGIDSITYLEFQSAEAIKQCAISGIGIAFLPEIVVESEVERGELVVLPWQIPDLQVYTQMLWHKDKWLSPIMLSFIEATREVFGSQSENKTV is encoded by the coding sequence ATGGAATTGCGTCAACTGAATACGTTTTGTACGGTTGCAACAACATTGAATTTCACGCGGGCAGCAGAAGCGCTGAGCTACGTTCCTTCCAACGTCACGATGCAAATTAAAGCATTGGAAGATGAGCTAGGTGTTCGCCTCTTTGATCGGTTGGGCAAGCAACTCGCGCTCACAACTGCGGGTAAACGCTTTTTAACACACGCCCAAGGCGTTCTTGAAAAAATGGACGAAGCTCGAAGTGCTGTCCATGATAATGAAAAATTAAGTGGTACCTTAACGATAAGTGCAAATGAGGTTATTTGCTCCTATCGGCTTCCACCTGTCTTCCAACGGTTTCGTTCGCAGCATCCAGGAGTTCGTCTTATCTTCCGCTCAGTGCCGAATCAAGAACTCAAGCAAACGCTCTTTGAGGGAACCACGGATATTGTTTATATGTTGGATGAACCCATTCGCTCGAGTGGACTTTCCGTGGAACCTTTGCTGGAAGAACATTTCCGATTGTTAGCTGCTCCTGATCATCCACTCGCCAAACGAACTGTGCTGCAATTGGAAGATTTCCATGATGAAGTGTTCCTGACAAATGAGAAGGGTTGTCCCTATCGAACGATGTTTGATCGGTCATTTGAGAAAGAGGGCATTGATAGCATTACATATTTAGAGTTTCAAAGTGCTGAAGCCATTAAACAATGTGCAATTTCAGGAATCGGTATTGCCTTTCTTCCTGAGATCGTCGTGGAGTCTGAAGTTGAACGCGGAGAACTTGTTGTCCTCCCATGGCAAATTCCGGACTTGCAGGTATATACACAGATGTTGTGGCATAAAGACAAGTGGCTTTCACCAATCATGTTATCTTTTATAGAAGCAACCAGGGAAGTTTTTGGTTCACAGAGTGAGAATAAAACCGTATAG
- a CDS encoding alpha/beta fold hydrolase, which translates to MDYEIFNLGDVLLQSGVTLPNAFLAYKTYGKLNEQKDNVIVYPTAFGDQHIQNEWLIGSGMALDPEKYFIIVPNLMGNGLSSSPSNTPPPFDRANFPQVTIYDNVRFQHQLLTEKFGIEKIALVVGWSMGGIQAFQWGASYPEMVERIAPFGGIAKPWPHTFVVLEGVKASLLSAVGFDSNKLNQLSSTDMRAVGRVYAGWGLSHAFYREELYREMGFDTLEDFVAGVWENSFMNMDPHNVLAMLWTGQHADISANPSYNGDFNKALQSIKAYACIMPGSTDLFCTAADNEYEAKRIPNAVLKPIQSIWGHFAGRGINSADNQFIDDNLKHLLSLSTNE; encoded by the coding sequence ATGGATTATGAAATTTTTAATTTGGGTGATGTACTCTTACAATCAGGAGTGACGTTACCAAATGCTTTTCTTGCTTACAAAACATACGGAAAATTAAATGAACAGAAGGATAATGTTATTGTCTATCCAACGGCTTTTGGAGATCAGCATATTCAGAATGAATGGCTCATTGGCAGCGGGATGGCACTGGATCCAGAGAAATATTTTATTATCGTTCCCAATTTGATGGGCAATGGACTCTCTTCCTCTCCCAGTAACACGCCTCCTCCATTCGATCGGGCTAACTTTCCACAGGTAACCATCTATGACAACGTTCGATTCCAGCACCAACTGCTGACCGAAAAATTCGGTATTGAAAAGATTGCTCTCGTCGTCGGGTGGTCGATGGGCGGCATTCAGGCATTTCAATGGGGGGCAAGTTACCCGGAGATGGTTGAACGAATCGCACCTTTCGGAGGCATCGCCAAACCTTGGCCACACACATTTGTGGTCCTGGAAGGCGTGAAAGCTTCACTGCTATCTGCAGTCGGCTTCGACTCAAATAAATTAAACCAACTAAGTTCTACAGACATGCGTGCCGTTGGTCGGGTGTATGCGGGATGGGGACTATCACATGCGTTTTATAGAGAAGAGCTTTACCGTGAGATGGGATTTGACACATTGGAGGATTTTGTAGCTGGTGTCTGGGAAAATAGCTTTATGAATATGGATCCGCATAATGTTCTGGCCATGTTATGGACAGGTCAACATGCAGATATCAGTGCAAACCCCTCCTATAACGGAGACTTTAATAAAGCACTTCAGAGCATAAAAGCTTATGCCTGTATCATGCCGGGAAGCACGGATCTCTTCTGCACAGCGGCCGATAATGAATACGAAGCTAAGCGTATACCTAATGCTGTCTTGAAACCAATCCAATCGATCTGGGGCCATTTTGCCGGTCGTGGAATCAACAGTGCCGATAATCAATTTATTGATGACAATCTAAAACACTTGTTGTCACTTAGCACTAATGAATAG
- a CDS encoding NADH:flavin oxidoreductase has protein sequence MNYSQSVEALFQPIELGHLKLSNRIVMAPMTRQFSPDGIPGSNVAGYYRRRAENAVGLIVTEGTIINHPDASNQANVPHFYGEAAMNGWAHVVSEVHEAGGRIIPQIWHMGAKGHVNDYSEAEIATIVQEFAQAASEAKRVGFDGVEIHGAHGYLIDQFLYEKTNSRTDRYGGDMMARTRFAVEVIEACRKVVGSEFPIVLRLSQWKTDDYQAKLAETPELLEQLLAPLVQAGVDIFHCSTRRFWEPEFEGSDLNFAGWTKKLTGKPTITVGSIGLDGDFTSLFTEGKGASNAGIEGLVQRLQNDEFDLVAVGRALLVDPEWVKKIQEGRTDDLVPFTREAMTVLT, from the coding sequence ATGAATTATTCTCAATCCGTAGAAGCATTGTTCCAACCTATAGAGTTAGGTCATTTGAAGTTATCCAATCGGATCGTGATGGCGCCGATGACGCGTCAATTTTCTCCGGACGGTATTCCGGGTTCGAATGTTGCGGGCTATTACCGCCGCAGAGCAGAGAACGCAGTGGGGCTTATTGTGACGGAAGGTACAATAATTAATCATCCGGATGCATCCAATCAAGCCAATGTGCCGCACTTTTATGGCGAAGCTGCAATGAATGGTTGGGCACATGTTGTATCTGAAGTACATGAAGCTGGCGGTCGAATTATTCCACAGATCTGGCATATGGGAGCCAAAGGTCATGTTAATGATTATTCGGAAGCTGAGATTGCTACAATCGTTCAGGAATTCGCACAAGCAGCCTCAGAAGCGAAACGCGTTGGGTTCGATGGTGTTGAAATCCATGGAGCACACGGCTATCTGATCGACCAATTCCTGTATGAGAAAACCAACTCTCGTACGGATCGTTATGGTGGAGATATGATGGCTCGCACACGTTTTGCAGTTGAAGTGATTGAGGCTTGCCGTAAAGTAGTGGGATCGGAATTCCCTATTGTACTGCGTTTATCTCAGTGGAAGACAGATGATTATCAGGCTAAATTGGCTGAAACACCGGAATTACTGGAGCAGCTTCTCGCACCGTTGGTTCAAGCTGGAGTCGATATCTTCCACTGTTCCACACGCCGTTTCTGGGAGCCGGAATTCGAAGGGTCTGATCTGAATTTTGCTGGTTGGACAAAAAAATTGACTGGTAAACCGACAATCACTGTCGGATCGATTGGTCTTGATGGTGACTTTACAAGTCTGTTCACAGAAGGTAAAGGCGCAAGTAACGCCGGTATCGAGGGATTGGTACAACGACTTCAGAATGATGAGTTTGATCTGGTTGCTGTAGGCCGTGCTCTTCTAGTCGACCCTGAATGGGTTAAGAAAATTCAAGAAGGACGTACTGATGATCTGGTTCCATTCACAAGAGAAGCGATGACTGTACTTACTTAA
- a CDS encoding TetR/AcrR family transcriptional regulator: MSRPREFDVDRVLHQSMEVFWNQGFKATSYEDLTRTTGVKKQSLYCVFKDKRSLFLKALALYREQVIAKLKEIEALDSSPVDKLDTLRYSLLDDETSCQGCLIVNASLEFGTDDEQVTREAELMAEEIQLVLEKIISSGQKQQLISNRYTSIELASYLNNTILGVRVMEKSGSSREQIETVLRTSFGMIMS; encoded by the coding sequence ATGAGTAGACCAAGAGAATTTGATGTCGATCGTGTATTACACCAGTCTATGGAAGTGTTCTGGAATCAAGGCTTCAAAGCAACTTCTTATGAGGACCTTACGCGTACTACGGGAGTCAAAAAGCAAAGTTTGTACTGTGTTTTTAAAGACAAGCGATCGTTGTTCCTGAAGGCGTTGGCACTTTACCGTGAACAGGTTATAGCGAAACTGAAAGAGATTGAAGCCCTGGATTCGTCTCCCGTTGATAAACTGGATACCTTACGATATTCCCTTTTAGACGATGAAACTAGCTGCCAAGGGTGTCTAATTGTGAATGCATCACTCGAATTCGGAACAGATGACGAGCAGGTCACACGAGAAGCTGAGCTCATGGCAGAAGAGATTCAACTGGTATTAGAGAAGATCATAAGTAGTGGCCAGAAACAACAGTTAATTTCCAACCGGTACACGAGTATAGAGCTTGCATCTTATCTAAATAACACCATTCTTGGTGTGAGAGTTATGGAGAAATCAGGTTCATCCCGTGAACAGATCGAGACGGTTCTGCGTACTTCATTTGGCATGATCATGTCTTGA
- a CDS encoding GNAT family N-acetyltransferase — translation MLELEFTTIEEWDEELWARMERIYHEAFQSGAKTKAILRSMLDRKIGYLHTGVHHGEVVAMAVTGLEGKVADRILIIDYLAVEQKLRGWGIGTWILEQLRAWALREHRIKGMIIEAEFGTTEAHQERIQFWQRNGFILTSYVHQYRMVPEPYQAMMLPLDTSTHVPDDGEALFRYINAFHKVAYRKS, via the coding sequence ATGCTGGAATTAGAGTTTACTACTATAGAGGAGTGGGATGAAGAATTGTGGGCACGGATGGAGCGAATCTATCATGAGGCTTTTCAAAGCGGCGCTAAGACAAAAGCGATTCTGCGCAGTATGCTGGACCGGAAGATTGGTTATTTACACACGGGCGTGCATCATGGAGAAGTGGTTGCGATGGCTGTTACTGGACTGGAGGGGAAGGTTGCGGACCGCATCCTGATCATCGATTACCTCGCGGTTGAACAGAAGCTGCGAGGGTGGGGCATAGGGACCTGGATATTAGAGCAGCTCAGAGCCTGGGCGTTAAGGGAGCACCGGATCAAAGGTATGATTATCGAGGCGGAGTTCGGGACAACAGAGGCTCATCAGGAACGCATACAGTTCTGGCAACGCAACGGGTTCATCCTAACCTCCTATGTCCATCAATATAGAATGGTGCCAGAGCCGTATCAGGCAATGATGCTGCCACTGGATACAAGTACGCATGTGCCTGATGATGGTGAAGCACTGTTTCGTTATATCAATGCTTTTCACAAGGTTGCTTACCGAAAGAGTTAG
- a CDS encoding phosphotransferase enzyme family protein, with protein MLSEEDYAKVAKEALHQYPIYWEKLVYLGKSDNVTFQVQTNDDHQKFLIKIHISTISIQSKGNITSELIWLEALVKDTNLVIPVPVRNLQGDLVTEISTDFSENTIMVTIHHWIHGSVLQREPTSNETENLALLMAALHKHSMQWNAPEGFNRPIYNSDHLYSSLNQLKQLVNLELISSEVFVHVEESAHKIANVIQNYKLLPSNWGVIHSDLHESNYVFYDDTPQPIDFSNCGYGFYLFDMAETFLHLSSDNRKVFISSYSKVNQLEENYVELLEAFFIWSIIRTFAFHSLNPNEQQSLAANFPSVIENYFRKYLKGEIFLLN; from the coding sequence ATGCTTTCTGAAGAAGATTATGCGAAGGTGGCGAAAGAAGCTTTACATCAATACCCAATCTATTGGGAAAAACTTGTGTATCTCGGAAAGAGTGATAATGTTACATTTCAAGTTCAGACCAACGATGATCATCAAAAGTTTCTTATCAAAATCCATATCTCAACGATTTCCATTCAATCAAAAGGGAATATCACATCAGAGCTTATTTGGCTTGAAGCTTTGGTTAAAGATACAAATCTCGTCATACCTGTACCTGTCAGAAATCTTCAAGGTGATCTGGTAACAGAAATATCAACTGATTTTAGCGAAAATACAATCATGGTGACTATTCATCATTGGATTCATGGAAGCGTACTTCAAAGAGAGCCAACAAGTAATGAAACTGAAAATTTGGCTCTCTTAATGGCGGCTCTACATAAACATTCTATGCAGTGGAATGCACCTGAAGGCTTTAATAGACCAATATACAATTCTGATCATTTATATTCATCACTTAATCAATTAAAACAGTTAGTAAATTTAGAGCTTATCTCAAGTGAAGTGTTTGTTCATGTGGAAGAGTCAGCACATAAAATAGCAAATGTGATACAAAATTATAAACTTTTGCCAAGTAACTGGGGAGTTATTCATTCTGACCTTCATGAGAGTAACTATGTATTTTATGACGATACTCCTCAACCTATAGATTTTTCCAATTGTGGCTATGGCTTTTATTTATTTGATATGGCTGAAACATTTTTGCATCTTTCATCTGATAATAGGAAAGTATTTATTTCATCGTATAGCAAAGTAAATCAACTGGAAGAGAATTATGTCGAGTTATTAGAAGCATTTTTTATTTGGTCAATCATTAGGACTTTTGCATTCCATTCTCTAAATCCAAATGAACAACAATCCTTAGCGGCAAATTTTCCATCAGTTATTGAAAACTATTTCAGGAAATATCTTAAAGGAGAAATTTTTTTGTTAAACTAA
- a CDS encoding DUF1648 domain-containing protein yields the protein MTIMPVIVMIFVFVPTIVLMVSMPYLTRETISFGVTVSAVQFHSEPLRQMRKSYARISATFHTILFIVCIICLIYGDEHSKQQSWIIVAYSLAMAVISLVINISYHFKMKSLLPMLPIALEPSIIAVDTGFRKRNISLSSNWFLIHVFIIVVGIVTVLLNYELIPDQIPIHYNSSWNVDGYAAKSYSSVFMPTIMQVFLILVFIFENWSIRRVKQQVQPTDPNRSIRQDVTFRRTWSSFMITASFLIVILLSVVQLNMISLLNINFAIPIILIIIAFIILYALALSFWAGQGGSRLEQSAERSNFRPFHDDDKWLLGMIYFNRKDSNLIVEKRFGVGWGLNFGHPVCWLILLGIIVLLVVV from the coding sequence ATGACGATAATGCCTGTTATAGTAATGATCTTTGTATTTGTACCTACCATTGTACTCATGGTAAGCATGCCTTATTTAACAAGAGAGACGATTAGTTTTGGGGTCACCGTCAGCGCTGTACAATTTCATAGCGAACCTCTACGCCAGATGCGGAAGTCATATGCTAGGATTAGTGCTACCTTTCATACCATCCTATTCATTGTTTGTATCATCTGCCTAATATACGGTGATGAACATTCCAAGCAACAAAGTTGGATCATTGTCGCTTATTCACTCGCCATGGCCGTAATCTCCCTAGTCATAAACATTAGCTATCATTTCAAAATGAAAAGTTTACTACCTATGCTGCCAATTGCTCTGGAACCATCGATCATAGCAGTGGACACTGGTTTTCGGAAAAGAAACATTAGCTTGTCTAGTAATTGGTTCCTCATCCATGTTTTCATTATTGTTGTTGGTATTGTAACTGTGCTACTCAACTACGAACTAATTCCTGACCAGATTCCGATCCATTACAACAGCAGTTGGAACGTAGACGGCTATGCAGCTAAATCTTATAGTTCTGTGTTTATGCCTACGATAATGCAAGTGTTCTTAATACTTGTGTTCATATTTGAGAATTGGAGTATTCGCAGAGTGAAGCAGCAGGTTCAACCCACTGATCCGAACCGTTCCATCAGACAAGACGTAACTTTCCGCCGTACTTGGTCAAGTTTCATGATTACAGCAAGCTTCTTAATAGTTATCCTGTTGTCCGTCGTGCAACTAAATATGATATCTCTGCTTAACATCAATTTCGCTATTCCAATTATCCTAATCATAATAGCCTTTATCATCCTATACGCCTTAGCCTTATCGTTCTGGGCTGGTCAGGGCGGAAGCCGCTTGGAGCAATCGGCAGAGCGCTCCAATTTCAGACCTTTCCATGATGATGATAAATGGCTATTAGGTATGATTTATTTCAATCGCAAGGATTCAAACCTAATCGTCGAGAAAAGATTCGGAGTCGGCTGGGGATTAAATTTCGGTCACCCAGTATGCTGGCTGATTTTGCTCGGAATTATCGTACTGTTAGTTGTGGTGTAA
- a CDS encoding PTS glucose transporter subunit IIA, translating to MFKNLFGKKEDVSKTIELKAYATGKLVSIEEVPDPVFSEKMMGEGVAIIPSEGKIYAPIEGEVVRVFPRKHAVVIRAQNGAEILIHIGLETVSMKGEGFTTHVTEGKKVKAGDLLVTVDLNLVKEKAKDIITPLVITNADVIEHVEKPISSGNVTASEQIILLVTAK from the coding sequence ATGTTTAAAAACTTGTTTGGAAAAAAAGAAGACGTGTCAAAAACGATTGAATTGAAGGCTTATGCAACAGGCAAATTAGTGAGCATAGAAGAGGTACCAGATCCCGTTTTTTCAGAAAAGATGATGGGAGAAGGCGTTGCCATTATTCCTTCGGAAGGAAAAATATATGCACCAATTGAAGGCGAAGTCGTACGAGTATTTCCGAGAAAACATGCGGTTGTGATAAGGGCTCAAAATGGTGCAGAAATTTTAATCCATATCGGTCTTGAGACTGTATCCATGAAGGGTGAAGGATTTACCACACATGTTACCGAAGGAAAAAAAGTCAAAGCGGGGGATTTGCTTGTAACCGTTGATCTAAATTTGGTGAAAGAAAAAGCAAAAGACATCATAACCCCACTTGTTATCACAAATGCCGATGTAATAGAACATGTAGAAAAACCGATTTCATCTGGAAATGTGACTGCTTCAGAGCAAATAATTTTATTGGTAACAGCAAAATAG